In Longimicrobiales bacterium, the genomic stretch CCAGCGAGCGAAGCGCGCCATCGGTCGTGAAGCTGTTCCGGTCACCGGCCCATGCGACGTCGCCGAACAGCGCGAAGCGAGCGACCGGCCAGCCGCGCGCGACCTCGGCACGCGCCCGCCAGAAGGAGTTGCCGACGGCGGAGCTGCCGTCGTAGCCGCGCAGCGTGGCCGGACCGCCGAGGTAGAACAGGCGCTGCGCCGGCACGTCGCCGGTCGATGTGCCTGCCGCACCCTCCACGGATGCGCGCAGCTTCGCGAACAGCGGGAAGCCCGCGCGCAGCGTGAGCGCTGAGCGTCCGAACTGGAAGTCACCGCCCGCGCCATCGAGCGCGAGCGAGGCGCGCGCCTGCCAGCCGGCGGGGTCGCGGCCGACGCCGCCGTGCAGCTCGAGCTCCCCGCCCAACAGGTCCGCCTCGTCGGCCACGATGTTCGGCCGGAACGTGCGGCCATCGTCGAATACCTGCGGCAGGCTGAAATCTGTTTCCGTCTCGACGGCGTCGTGACGCTCCGCGTACAGCCGCAGCCCGTACCACTGCGCCCGGGTGGCGGAGGGCACCACCTCGATGGATGCGCCGAGCGCCTCGTAGTACTCGCCGTCGTCGCGGCCGAGCACGAGTGCATTGAACGAGTTGCCGATGCCGAACGGCCGGGTCGCCGGGTCGACCGCGCGTACGCCGTTGTAGAGCGAGAGACGGTAATCGCGCGCCAGGGTCGGGCGGGTAATACCGAGCTCCACGTCCGGCCGCGGCTCCGCGAGGGCGAGGCGGGCAGTGGCGTCCAGCCGCAGCCGGCCCAGGTCCAGCTCGCTGCGCGCGCCGATCGACAGCCCTTCCACCCGGTTGTAGCGCAGCAGTCCCGGCGCGCCGAGCCCCCACGCGAACGTCGGTCGCGGTGCCTGCCAGGGCGCCTCGTCGATGTCGCCGAGTCGCTCCGCCAGCTCACGCACGCGCCGCAGATCGGCATCCCAGTCGGCGTCGTTCTCGTAGATCGACGGTGGCAGGTACTCGCTCGCGAGCAGCTCCGCAGAATCGGGCAGCTCCACGATCAGCTCGCGCCCGCACGCGTCGGTGCCGCGCCCCGTCTCCTCATCCATGGTGAACCGCCGCGGCTCGTCGTCAGACGTGGTGTCCGCGTCCACGCCCGGCGTCGTGTCGCCGGGCGTCGTCGGCGACGATGTGCTGTCCGCGCGCGTGCGACGCTCGCGGCGTGCGTCGTCGGTGTCCACCGCGACAGTCATCCGCACCGCCGGCGTGCACCGCTGCCGCTCCGTGACCGAGTCCGGCATCACGATGCGCGGTCGCGTCGGATCGCCCTCGACGTCGTAATCGGTGTAGCTCAGGCTGTAGCTGAACGGCATTCGCAGCAATGAAGTGACCTGCAGCACGCCTTCCGCGGCGACCGTGCGTGGCAGCCACCACCGGAAATCCCAGTAGGCATACTCCAGCGTCACATACTCCAGCTCGAAGCGGATCGGCTTGAGCAGGCCGGGCACGTCGTCGCCGTCCTCGTCGTCCTCTTCGATGTCGAAGGCGCGCGCCGGCCGGAACACCGCCTGGACCACGGCATTGGTTTCCTGCTCGATCCAGAACGAGCCCGTCACGAGCCGGAAGTCGGAGCGTCGCGGCACCACGCGCAGCTCGACCAGGCGGACCGTGCGCCCGTCCGGCAGGCGGATCTCAGTGGTATCACCCGATTCGTAGCGGTAGTCGCGCTCGGCGCCGGGCGCGAGCGGGTTGCGCCAGCCGTCGTTGTTCAGGCGCATCAGCATCTCGCTGTCCACCGGGTCGAACGCGAGGTGGGGAACGAAGCTGCGAAGGTCGTCGGGGATCTGCGGTGCACCTTTGACGGGCGGGATCACCTCGCGCGAGCCGAGCACCTCCAGCCGGATCGGCCCTTCGCGTCGCCACTCGATCTGCGTGGCGGTTTCCCGCCGGTACAGCGTCCGGTCCCGACCGGGAAG encodes the following:
- a CDS encoding BamA/TamA family outer membrane protein, whose translation is AQLADAYRDEVARDLVERARSRRRTVDTSIDAYDALARERIAAGLRLPGRDRTLYRRETATQIEWRREGPIRLEVLGSREVIPPVKGAPQIPDDLRSFVPHLAFDPVDSEMLMRLNNDGWRNPLAPGAERDYRYESGDTTEIRLPDGRTVRLVELRVVPRRSDFRLVTGSFWIEQETNAVVQAVFRPARAFDIEEDDEDGDDVPGLLKPIRFELEYVTLEYAYWDFRWWLPRTVAAEGVLQVTSLLRMPFSYSLSYTDYDVEGDPTRPRIVMPDSVTERQRCTPAVRMTVAVDTDDARRERRTRADSTSSPTTPGDTTPGVDADTTSDDEPRRFTMDEETGRGTDACGRELIVELPDSAELLASEYLPPSIYENDADWDADLRRVRELAERLGDIDEAPWQAPRPTFAWGLGAPGLLRYNRVEGLSIGARSELDLGRLRLDATARLALAEPRPDVELGITRPTLARDYRLSLYNGVRAVDPATRPFGIGNSFNALVLGRDDGEYYEALGASIEVVPSATRAQWYGLRLYAERHDAVETETDFSLPQVFDDGRTFRPNIVADEADLLGGELELHGGVGRDPAGWQARASLALDGAGGDFQFGRSALTLRAGFPLFAKLRASVEGAAGTSTGDVPAQRLFYLGGPATLRGYDGSSAVGNSFWRARAEVARGWPVARFALFGDVAWAGDRNSFTTDGALRSLGVGATFLDGLVRADLARALDGPENWRFDLWVSW